The following coding sequences are from one Enterococcus sp. 4G2_DIV0659 window:
- a CDS encoding pentapeptide repeat-containing protein: protein MKIKKPVAPLLPKLTETDFISIDDEIIIEGLAVKEQDLSYQDVRNLVFRECHFDKLTMNRNHLERFECSNVLFDHCDFSNTEWIGASFHQVHFRQCKLTGTNFAESYLRDCLFEDCLADYSSFSVTNQKVVTFKETSLNDTEFVEVSWNNLLFEQCSLTGSNWFHTKLAGMDFTKTTFEKIAFSKELLKGLIVTQEQAITIAAGLGLIIED, encoded by the coding sequence ATGAAAATCAAAAAACCTGTAGCACCTTTACTACCAAAACTGACCGAAACTGATTTCATTTCTATTGATGACGAAATCATTATTGAAGGATTAGCTGTAAAAGAACAAGATTTAAGTTATCAAGATGTCCGAAATCTAGTTTTTCGAGAATGTCACTTTGATAAATTAACGATGAATCGGAATCACCTAGAACGTTTTGAATGCAGTAATGTCCTCTTCGATCATTGTGATTTTTCCAATACAGAGTGGATTGGCGCCAGTTTCCATCAAGTCCATTTTCGCCAATGTAAATTAACGGGAACCAATTTTGCCGAGAGTTATTTAAGAGATTGTCTATTTGAAGATTGTTTAGCTGATTATTCTTCCTTTAGTGTAACCAATCAAAAGGTCGTTACTTTTAAGGAGACTAGTTTGAACGATACCGAATTTGTTGAAGTAAGTTGGAACAATCTGTTGTTTGAACAATGCTCACTCACAGGGAGTAATTGGTTCCATACTAAATTAGCTGGCATGGATTTCACTAAAACGACTTTTGAAAAAATTGCGTTTTCAAAAGAATTACTAAAAGGGTTGATCGTTACTCAAGAACAAGCGATAACAATTGCTGCTGGTTTAGGGTTAATTATTGAAGATTAG